The stretch of DNA TGGCTATGAAATACCGAAAGTTAACCAGAAAGATCGCGAAAATGATCCCACTGGATATTATTCCAATCAAGCCGGATGCTCAGAATAATTCATTTCTTTCAGAAATTGAGGCCGGAGAACTCATATATGAAAGATGAAGCAAAGTTATGGTTGGATTATGCCAGAGAAAATCTGAAATCTGCAAAGGTATTATTAACAAGCGATTTATATAATCCTTGCTTACAGAATGTTCAACAAGCCGTCGAAAAAATGCTCAAAGCTTTACTTATTGAAAATTCATGCAAGGTAAAGAAAACTCATAGTATTACTGAATTGAGGAATATATTAGAAATAAATGGAATTTATGTCAATTTAACCGATGAAGAATGTGATTTTTTAGATTCGATCTATCTCCCCTCGAAATATCCAGTCAGCAATGTGCTCCCTTATTATGAATCCAATAATGAGCTTTGTAAGAAGGGAATTTCAATTGCAGAATCTCTCCTCAATCGATTGGGAACTATTCCATAGGAAACCTTAAAGTAGTAGGGTGGGGCTTTTGCCCTACCAAATACCGCACGCGATCTCATCGCCGATCCTAACTGGCTGCGAATTTATCGCCCGGTGTGCTTCAGAGCCTTTCATATCTGAGCTTCGCGCAAGAACCTGCACGCTTCTTCAGGAGGAGTAGGATTGATATAGAATCCTGTCCCCCACTCAAATCCTGCTACATGAGTAAGCTTGGGAATGATCTCAATATGCCAGTGATAGAAGCTGGCCTCTTTCTCGTAAAAGGGGGCTGAATGAATGAGGAAATTGTAGGGTGGATTGTTCAGAGTGCGGGTGATCCGCTGCAGGACGCCCTTCAGCATTTGCCCCAGGGC from bacterium encodes:
- a CDS encoding HEPN domain-containing protein, translating into MKDEAKLWLDYARENLKSAKVLLTSDLYNPCLQNVQQAVEKMLKALLIENSCKVKKTHSITELRNILEINGIYVNLTDEECDFLDSIYLPSKYPVSNVLPYYESNNELCKKGISIAESLLNRLGTIP